The Homo sapiens chromosome 16, GRCh38.p14 Primary Assembly genome includes the window ACTGGAATGGAATAATATTACATAGAAAAACGTAGGAAAACCAGATATAACAAGCTCTAAAGGGCTaaatttcagttataaaatggGTCAGAGGCTGAGAAATCACTATTTATCCACAAGAATTGCCTTATAAATCAAAAGATGACTGCAGGTTTCTCTTACATATCCAAATCTAGGAATAAGTTCATTCCATAGCAGAtttgaaaaaacacaaatataatgtAGGAAGTAATATCATTCATGGCAAACCAACAGCATGAAATTTGGTAGGCTTATTTAGGATGAAAAGGAATAATCTAGATTGTTTTAATACCCTATAAGAGTCCATGTTAAGTCACCCTgacaaaaaatctttttaaaaatatggtaacCATAAATAAAGTTGCTCAAAGgcaccacacacacgcacacacacggtTCTCTAATGAAATACCAGTTGAAGTGCAGCATTTTCATTACAGATAGTCAAACAGCTAGAGCTATACAATACACACAGATTTTTCCTAATAGTACCAGCAATCTTAGTTACAAAATAATACTTTTCAGTAGTCTTTCTTGATGCACATTTAAAAACCAGCACAACTCCTCTAGTGAAATGGTCAATTTCCCTTAAAAAACAACATCTGAAATTATAAGACCTGACAAATcatattatatttcaatattagACTGCTGTGGCTCTAGAACAACAGAAAAGCGTAACTTTCAAACAGCTTAGGGAAAAAGCACTGAAATGTAGATGTCGTCAATCAGCCTCAGGCATTATTGATCCTGTGCCATCCACACACCCTTAAGGTTTTTCACAGCACTCTGACGGTATTATGTGTGTTTTGCAAATGACGAATCAACAGTATGCTGAATAATCAGCAATGAAACACAGGAGataaattaaatgtgtttttccaAATGTCAGAATATCGAGGTTCCCAGGAGTTGGCAAAACTTCTCAAGTGGCCATCCAGACTCAGGCTGTGCAGGATAAGGCTTCCTTACGTAGTGAACGGTTGAGAATATTTGCTCCCCACACCCAGAGCCATTCAGGCATATACTGtgcaaaaagaaactaaaaatgaaagagaaaaaggttGTAAGGTTAGAACCCAAAATCAACACTGAAGGAACAAGTACACAGACCAGCACATGAAACCCACCAATCACAACAAATACCCACCAATCAATCACAACAAATACCCACCAATCACAACAAATACCCACCAATCAATCACAACAAATACCCACCAATCACAACAAATACCCACCAATCACAACAAATACCCACCAATCAATCATAACAAATACCCACCAATCACAATACACACCAATCAAACAAATACCCACCAATCACAATACCCACCAATCAAACAAATACCCACCAATCACAACAAATACCCACCAAGCAATCACAACAAATACCCACCAATCAATCACAACAAATACCCACCAATCACAACAAATACCCACCAATCACAACAAATACCCACCAAGCAATCACAACAAATACCCACCAATCAATCACAACAAATACCCACCAATCACAACAAATACCCACCAATCACAACAAATACCCACCAATCACAACAAATACCCACCAATCAATCACAACAAATACCCACCAGTCACAACAAATACCCACCAATCACAACAAATACCCACCAATCAATCACAACAAATACCTACCAATCACAAACACCCACCAATCAATCACAATACCCACCAATCAATCACAACAAATACCCACCAATCACATTACCCACCAATCAATCACAATAAATACCCACCAATCACAATACCCACCAATCAATCACAATAAATACCCACCAATCGATCCCAACAAATACCCACCAATCACAATAAATACCCACCGATCAATCACAACAAATACCCACCAATCAATCACAACAAATACCCACCAGTCACAACAAATACCCACCAATCACATTAAATACAACAAAGGAAAAAGCCTCCAGGTACTACTGTACTGAATACCTACTTTTGCCTAAGATCTTACCCTAGATTCTACATGGAACAGAAACATGACCACCACCCACCTACCCGACTTTCTGTAATGAGGCTGGACTGTCCTGCATGTAAATACAATTCTGTCTTTACTTAACGTGATATGAACAAAATGTTCACTGGTTAAGAACCACAAAATCggctgggcacgctggctcatgcctgtaatcccaacactttgggaggccgaggcgggtggatcatgaggtcaggagatcgagaccatcctggctaacagggtgaaaccccatctctactaaaaatacaaaaaattagccaggcgtggtggcgggagcctgtagtcccagctactcaggaggcagaggcaggaaaatggtgtgaaccggggaggcggagcttgcagtgagccgagatcgcggcactgcactccagcctgggcaacagagcaaaactctgtctcaaaaaaaaaaaaaaaaacaccacaaaatCATTATAGGAATAAATCAGTTGGAACAGACAGACGCATACGTGGTTAGTACTCtatgagaaaactggggcttgAGGGGTAGTATGGAACAAAGTTCAACAAGAAAACAGGTCAGAAACACCAGTACCTTGGGATGGTATCTTGACCTATGATGGGGGTGCTCAGGGGACCAGGGAAGGGAGTCCTGCTGATGCTGCTCTGCTTCAGGGTCTCACTCAGGGCCTTTGTGCTAGCAGCAGACATAGGGCAATGTCTGAAAACAAATTTGGTCGTCACACTGGGAGTGGATGCTACTGgtatctagtgggtggaggcccAGGATGGTGTTCAACATCCTACAATACACAGGACGCTCCCCATGTCAAGGAATTACCTGCTCTCAATGCCAACAGTGCTGAGGTGGAGAAAGCCTACACTCCTCTAACAGATTTGTTCAGAACCGAATGAAAGTTCTAACACCGTGTATAcgaaagagaagagagacaggCCCTTGGCAAGTACTGACATTCTAGTCTTGAACTGAACTGATGAATGATAATAGAGGTCATTCAATCCTCTTGTCAATAAATGGACACAGGTTACTCTCCAGGGAggacacacccacacccacacacacacacactcacgcactTTGTGAACAAAATCACAGCAGCAAAAGCTATCAGAGAAATATGCCATGGACAAAACAGCAAAGGATGAATCAAATCTTTGAtgtaaaattggaaataaaaaatgatagtgttgaaaataatttgagtaacataaaatgaaaacagaaagttTTAACAACTTTATACAGAAAACTACTCCAGGAATTAAATCAGCTTAACAGAATTTCTTGGCAGAAAAATACATTCTCAAGGAAAGTTTATCAATgtgaacaaaatttaattttgagtAAACTGTTCGTGTTTTATAAACACAGTCAAAACATCTACTGCACCTAAACCTGATCCTCatatctttatttctaaaaaaattttatggTCAGTGACTTCTAAGACTACTTTTTAggtttctctgcttttctcaagtaATTAAAGGACCTGGAAACAACTACttaaataaaactgtttcttctttttttttttttttttttttttttgagataagagtctagctctgtcacccaggctggagtacagtgacgtgatcagctcactgccacctccgcatcctgggttcaagcgattctcatgcctcagactcccaggtagctgggactacaggcgtgcaccaccatgaccagttaatttttatatttttagtagagatggggtttcaccatgttggcaaggctggtctcgaactcctgacctcaggtgatccaccagcctcagcctcccaaactgctgggattagagatgtgagccaccaccacgcccgaccaaaACTGCTTCTTATTAATCTCTCACTTTTCATAAAAGTCATAATTAACTGTTGATATACTTACATGTTTATTTGGTAGTGGCAAATCTAATACTCTTCATGCAAACAGTCCCAAAAATATCTGTTTGATAATTAAGAAAACTccgaatattaaaaaaaaaaaaaaattcggaccaggtacagtgactcacactggtattttttttttttttttttgtgagacggagtcttgctctgtcgtccaggctggagtgcagtggtgtgatctcggctcactgcaagctctgcctcccgggttcacgccattctcctgcctcagcctcctgagtagctgggactacaggcgcccaccaccacgcctagctaatttttttgtatttttaatagagacggggtttcacggtgttagccaggatggtctcgatctcctgacctcgtgatccgcccgccttggcctcccaaagtgctgggattacaggcttgagccaccacgccctgccagcTCACgcttgtaaatcccagcactttgggaggccaaggcgggtggatcacctgagatcaggagttcgagaccagcctgaccaacatggtgaaactccatctctactaaaaacacaaaaatttgctgggcgtggtggcaggcacctgtagtcccagctactccggaggctgaggcaggagcatcacttgaacccgagaggtggaggttgcagtgagccaagatcgcaccattacactccagcctgggcaacaagagcggaattccatctcaaaaaaaaaaaaattctaaactagGGCACATCTCTTTACTACACCAGATAAAGGAACTGAAATATATTGTAATAGATAATTATGCATTCTCAAATTAATACTTACGATCACAATTTCAAATATCTAAGAAAGTTACTTTCTACAGTACTAAAAGGTACCAATCCTTTGTCATGCCTAAACAataagcttaaaataaaaattctatgcTTCTTGAAAAAATTAGTCTAAGACTATACAGAGATATTATTTGATAAAATGGTTGCATGAAATATAGCCCTATCTtgtggttttgtggtttttttggaTTATATTTTTCACTGAGAGGTAACCCTCAAGCAGTACTAGAATCTTTTACTTTGAAATTCCCATGTAAATACTTAGTATTTTTATAGTCCTAACATCCACTTACAgcagcatatttctttttttttttttggaaacagagccttgctctgtcgcctaggctggagtgcagtagcgtgatcttggctcactgcaacctccgcctccagggttcaagcgattctcctgcctcagcctcccaagtagctgggactacaggcacacaccactaagcctagctaatttttgtatttttagtacagacagggtttcaccatattggccaggttggtctcgaactcctgaccttaggtgatccacccacctcagcttcccaaagtgctgggattacagatgtgagccaccacaccccagccaAAGTAGTATATTTCACTTTAAGGTGCCACATAGATTGAACTTTTGAAAATTCTTAAGGTAataatttcacaaaagaaaatttagtgtctttggtcaggcacggtggctcacgcctgtaatctcagcactttgggaggctgaggcaggcagatcatgaggccggagatcaagaccatcctggctaacacggtgaaaccccgtctctactaaaaatacaaaaattagccaggcgtggtggcaggtgcctgtagtcccagctactcgggaagctgaggcaggagaatggcatgaacccgggaggcggagcttgcagtgagctgagatcgcaccactgcactccagcctgggtgacagagccagactccatctcaaaaaaaaaaagaaagaaaatttagtgTCTTAACCAAAATTATTAAGTGTCAGGCTTAAGAGTCAGAATTTACAATTCTCATCTTAGGCTTTAATCAGATTTCTCTGTATCACTGAGATAGGTTCATGATGCATTAATCTAATTATGAGACCTGAAGCACACTCCTACCTGAATAGAATGGGACCAATATCCTGTGGTCCTTTTGGAAATCCCAAGAGTAGAAACAGCATGATGTGCATAGACTTTTGGCGAAGGCACCAACCACGAGCACCTGTGCAGAAAGTTGCTGGGTGCTGTCATGCTGGTGGCTACATAGAAAGGGATTAGACTCTGTACAAAGATTCCTTTAGAGGCATATTCATATTGCAAGGCTCTGCTGAAGTGGTCTAAATAAGCCTGTTGAGACAGAGGGGAGGAAAAGACTTTTAATTCTGGGTGAACTTGaaaattcaggagaaaaaaagactTGCTTATTATCAATTCAGGAAAAAATACAGGATAAGCATATGTGAGTTGCTGACAAAGAGTTCAACAAATCAGACCAAACAACTGTTAATAAATGTTCTGTGGCATTAGGATTTCATCTTCCAGTAAGTAACATCTGACCTTAGAAGCAGAAAATGCAGCCAGCTGAGGAGTGGGTTTGCAGCAGGAGCCAGAAGAGATCGTGACGATGgcacctttctttctctccaccaTTCCCGGTAACACAACATGGACCATCAAACTAGCGGCGGCAATGTTCACATTTATGATGTCCCAGAGCTTGTCCTCGGACAGCTGAGTGAAATACTGCGGGTAGGGATAAAACACACCCACGTTATTTACCAAGATGCCAACGTCTTTGTCCTTCAGGGCTTCTCGAATTGGAAGGTAGATCTCACGACCGCTGCTGAAGTCCGCAACTATAATATCAGTTTCCACTTTGTACGTGTCGGCTATGTCTTTAGCAACAACCTGCAACTTCTCCTCGTTCCGACTAATCAGGATTATATTGAGACCTCGGCTTGCTAACTCTTCAGCGTAGGCTTTTCCAATCCCATCTGTTGCACCTAGGATGCAAGTCAGGAAAAGTGAGCATGTGTATTTCACGGTGTGACCCTTAAAATGGACCCAAAGTACCCCCTGTCAGGTTTAGTCAGAGAAAAATTCACACTAGAAATCAAGTCGGTTCTAGTATCTACAAGTCAAGGACACTGTTGCTGAATGAGGAATGTGAAGGGCGCATGCTATACACTCTCCCAGACATCCTGACACACGGACAGGGAGTTATTTTAcattcaccatattggttaggagACACAGTAGGAATTTGTTTTCAAACTACTATCTGGCTTGAATGAGTGGCAGGAGGTGCTTTTCTGGGAAATcttcataaattaaaatgaaattcaaaataggTGAAGCATTTCTGAAAGTGGCAACACTTTCAAGACAATTttaaaacagagaacaaaaaggaaaagcacaTAGTAGGAAGTGGGTCTGGAGGAGGACTGGGAACAGGAGAGAGCAGAATAGGAAGGATACCAATCATGAGGCCAGTTCTTCCTAAGATGAGAgcagtaagaaaatgaaatgtgaacATAATCACGGCAGGAGccataagttttatttttttatcagcaTGTTCCCATAAAAACACCACATTAAATTCAATAGCTCCTTGAATAATGCATCCGACTTCACAGAAAAGATTATTTTGATTATAAAGTAGGTTACCGCTGACAACGGCCCATCTTCCATActgcttgatcaagtctgctCTGCTCCCCAGGCGGGGGATAAAATGCAGCCTGATCAGGCTGTAAAAGTCACAGATGACAGTGATGCTTTTTCTGGCCGTATACCAGGCTCCAACCAAAGCTAGAGCTTCCATATAGCAATTGCAAGACCTGGCGATTTCCCTGTACAAGAGGTAGAAACTGTCAACAGCAGCCATGGCAacctgcagggagagggaaagagagagagcctCTTTGATTAATAAATTAAAGGAACATACACAGTCTGAGTGAAGACATCCAGCTGAGGGCATCAGATCTTGTCAATTGTACGTTCAAATAACACTAACTTTTCAAATGTACGTGGCTCACAGTTtcagtctatctatctatctatctatctatctatctatctatctatctatctatcagacagagtctcaccctgtcgcccaggctggagtgcagtggtgcgattttggctcactgcaacctccacctcccgggttcaagcgattctcctgcctcagcctcccaagtagctgggactacaggcacatgccaccacgcccggctaatttttttttttttttttgagacggagtctcgctgtcgcccaggctggagtgcagtggcgcaatctcggctcactgcaggctccgccccctggggttcacgccattctcctgcctcagcctccggagtagctgggactacaggcgcccgccacctcgcccggctaattttttgtatttttagtagagacagggtttcaccgcgttagccaggatggtctcaaactcctgacctcaggtgatccgccacccttggcctcccaaagtgctgggattacaggtgtgagccaccatgcctggagaTTCAGCCAATTTATGATCTCACCATTTAACATCCGTAGCTTATAAAGTTACTTTCTTCCAAGGAGACTAATCAACATAACTACCAGAAGTTACCAAATTCCCACTAAAATTCAGGTACTACACTACATGCTGTGGCTACAGAGATAAACACAATATGCTCTGTGCCTGTAACATGCTCCTAGTCTAATAATAACAAACACAAAGCTTCTAATTCATACAGCAGAGGTACAtgtatttctttgctttattcataatcagcAAGAATGGAGGACCTACTACCTGTGTAGGGACAAAGGAGATGAAACAGAGGTGGCACTAAGACATGGCCTTGGCCTCAAAAGCTTACAATCCACTGGAGACAAAACTCAGCTTTCAAAAACCTttacatcaattaaaaaaaaaattttttttaaagagataccCTCCAAGCTTGGAAAAATGGCTTCTCAAATGACAATAGAGGGAGCACTCCTCCATCTTCTAACTTAATTTGTAACCATTATGTTGCCTGGTCTCTTACATTTGAGGAAAGAAAAGTCCAACACAACTCTGTTGAGTGTCCACATAGCAAGTATatactaagcacctactatgttctaTGTACTGTGATTCAAAGGATTCACAGATGAACTAAATGACCGTCCCTAGGTGAAGACGCagacatttaacaaaataatgtaaaatgccACATGATGTGGTAGGTGTGTGCCTGCAATCAGAGATAACCCTGCAGAAGTAGacaaaggccaggcatggggggTCTGGCCACAGACCGAGTGAGTGGACTTCATATCAGGCTAAACCAACCGTGTGCATCCTGCGAAAGACAAAATATCAAAACAACTGCAATAGACTACACTTATATTACAGGGAACTCAGATACACACAAACCCAAGGACACA containing:
- the HSDL1 gene encoding inactive hydroxysteroid dehydrogenase-like protein 1 isoform b (isoform b is encoded by transcript variant 2); the encoded protein is MAAVDSFYLLYREIARSCNCYMEALALVGAWYTARKSITVICDFYSLIRLHFIPRLGSRADLIKQYGRWAVVSGATDGIGKAYAEELASRGLNIILISRNEEKLQYFTQLSEDKLWDIINVNIAAASLMVHVVLPGMVERKKGAIVTISSGSCCKPTPQLAAFSASKAYLDHFSRALQYEYASKGIFVQSLIPFYVATSMTAPSNFLHRCSWLVPSPKVYAHHAVSTLGISKRTTGYWSHSIQFLFAQYMPEWLWVWGANILNRSLRKEALSCTA
- the HSDL1 gene encoding inactive hydroxysteroid dehydrogenase-like protein 1 isoform X1, with the protein product MAAVDSFYLLYREIARSCNCYMEALALVGAWYTARKSITVICDFYSLIRLHFIPRLGSRADLIKQYGRWAVVSGATDGIGKAYAEELASRGLNIILISRNEEKLQVVAKDIADTYKVETDIIVADFSSGREIYLPIREALKDKDVGILVNNVGVFYPYPQYFTQLSEDKLWDIINVNIAAASLMVHVVLPGMVERKKGAIVTISSGSCCKPTPQLAAFSASKAYLDHFSRALQYEYASKGIFVQSLIPFYVATSMTAPSNFLHRCSWLVPSPKVYAHHAVSTLGISKRTTGYWSHSIQFLFAQYMPEWLWVWGANILNRSLRKEALSCTA